One window of the Rosa rugosa chromosome 3, drRosRugo1.1, whole genome shotgun sequence genome contains the following:
- the LOC133740105 gene encoding WAT1-related protein At1g44800-like — MALVVSPYMKIYRRFKPHLLMVLTQIGYAFLYFITDASFNHGMNPHVFVTYRHIVGGLVMFPFAYFLERKARPKLTLALFMEIFVISLLGVSLTLNMYFASLKYTSSSFVTSIANTIPSLTFLIAVILRMEALDVRNLRGIAKLLGTLISLAGVITMTSYKGPAIQSFSGASQHIRSNFVHKSWTKGSILVIASCITWSIWYIMQGITLKKYPAQLSLTTWINCIAAAQSAVFTVIIQHKREAWRITYNNDFWSIIYAGVVCSGITIFIQLWCTKQKGPVFVTMFSPLATALVAILAYFILGEKLHIGRIVGAVIIIIGLYLVLWGKDRDQSHFKSQEQPTVISDNQKEPKMQVGSSAERQVLQMDLEDKDKTDG, encoded by the exons ATGGCTCTTGTAGTGAGTCCATACATGAAGATCTACAGAAGATTCAAGCCACACCTTCTCATGGTTTTGACACAGATCGGTTATGCATTTCTCTACTTCATTACCGATGCATCCTTCAATCATGGGATGAACCCTCATGTCTTTGTAACCTATCGACATATAGTTGGTGGCTTAGTCATGTTTCCATTTGCCTATTTTCTTGAAAG aaaagcaaggccaaagttGACTCTAGCATTGTTTATGGAGATATTTGTGATTTCCCTTCTAGG GGTTAGCTTAACCCTTAATATGTATTTTGCAAGCCTGAAGTACACATCTTCAAGCTTCGTCACATCAATAGCCAATACCATACCATCCCTGACTTTTCTGATTGCAGTCATACTCAG GATGGAGGCTCTAGATGTAAGGAATCTGCGCGGAATAGCTAAACTCTTGGGAACCTTAATATCTCTGGCTGGGGTCATCACCATGACTTCGTACAAAGGACCTGCAATACAAAGCTTCTCAGGAGCATCACAACACATAAGAAGTAATTTTGTTCACAAAAGCTGGACAAAGGGTTCAATCCTTGTGATTGCAAGTTGTATAACATGGTCCATATGGTACATAATGCAG GGGATTACATTGAAGAAATATCCTGCACAACTGTCACTAACCACATGGATCAATTGTATCGCTGCAGCACAATCCGCTGTGTTCACAGTTATAATACAGCACAAACGGGAAGCATGGAGAATTACATACAACAATGATTTCTGGTCCATCATATATGCT GGAGTTGTATGCTCAGGTATAACAATCTTCATTCAACTATGGTGTACAAAACAAAAAGGACCTGTCTTCGTGACCATGTTCAGTCCTCTTGCAACAGCATTAGTGGCTATTCTAGCTTACTTCATTCTCGGCGAAAAGCTGCACATTGGCAG AATAGTGGGAGCGGTCATTATCATTATCGGTCTATACTTAGTCTTATGGGGCAAAGATAGAGATCAAAGTCATTTCAAATCCCAAGAGCAACCTACCGTGATTAGTGATAACCAGAAGGAACCCAAGATGCAAGTGGGATCTTCAGCAGAAAGACAGGTCCTCCAAATGGACCTTGAGGATAAAGATAAAACCGATGGTTGA
- the LOC133737754 gene encoding protein DOWNY MILDEW RESISTANCE 6-like produces the protein MEKLISRRSDLQVVPESFILPLETRPGNTQVFVLEDIPVIDFQQLGIDRQRLIKQIINAAQEFEFFQLINHGVSTHLLHNVLDVANHEFFELPFKDKASFYCEETKKSCRLYTSNDDIYEWEGTLRTGEKN, from the exons ATGGAGAAGCTCATCTCCAGAAGAAGTGACTTGCAAGTTGTACCTGAGTCTTTCATCTTACCCCTGGAAACTAGACCCGGAAATACACAAGTTTTTGTATTGGAGGACATTCCGGTTATTGATTTTCAGCAACTTGGTATTGACAGACAACGGCTGATTAAGCAAATTATAAACGCAGCCCAAGAATTTGAATTCTTTCAG TTGATCAATCATGGAGTTTCAACACATTTGTTGCATAATGTATTAGATGTGGCCAATCATGAGTTCTTTGAGCTGCCTTTTAAAGACAAAGCAAGCTTCTATTGTGAAGAAACTAAGAAAAGTTGTAGACTATACACCAGCAACGACGATATATATGAGTGGGAAGGCACATTACGTACTGGAGAGAAAAATTAA